A genomic stretch from Oreochromis aureus strain Israel breed Guangdong linkage group 17, ZZ_aureus, whole genome shotgun sequence includes:
- the si:ch211-214j24.14 gene encoding bcl-2-like protein 13, which translates to MGDVDPEDTKSLDSSDGALLTGEENHSSNSDMVHLEQDEAEMLEEAEKKGKRAEEEEEEDEEMQTSMLSVLGGERELVALREEEQDLQAPETQELLVSAEEPYVEREPGEFRHVVPPMALPPLPIVKLDPPSTTSTPVPSTTTSEVEELYSIQGLHPPSILAPMAPEPPAASVEQQQFSQIPLTDVDKHSVKEPAEKLQPRPTAPKTKPLSSTELLYGGAALVAIVGVVAYSAVVYCRK; encoded by the coding sequence ATGGGCGATGTAGACCCAGAGGACACCAAGAGCCTCGACAGCAGTGATGGGGCACTTCTGACAGGGGAGGAGAACCACTCCTCCAACTCTGACATGGTCCACCTGGAGCAGGACGAGGCTGAGATGCTTGAGGAGGCAGAGAAGAAAGGGAAGCGagcggaggaagaggaggaagaagatgagGAAATGCAAACAAGTATGTTAAGCGTGTTGGGTGGGGAGAGGGAGCTGGTGGCACTCAGGGAAGAGGAGCAGGACCTCCAGGCCCCAGAAACTCAGGAGCTCCTGGTGTCAGCAGAGGAGCCTTATGTGGAGCGTGAGCCAGGAGAGTTCAGGCACGTGGTTCCCCCGATGGCCCTGCCTCCTCTGCCTATTGTTAAGCTCGACCCCCCCTCCACAACATCCACCCCAGTCCCTTCAACCACGACATCTGAAGTAGAGGAGCTGTATTCCATTCAGGGCCTCCACCCTCCTTCTATTCTAGCACCGATGGCACCGGAGCCTCCAGCAGCAAGTGTCGAGCAACAACAGTTTTCACAGATCCCCCTCACAGACGTGGATAAACATTCAGTTAAGGAGCCTGCAGAGAAGCTGCAGCCACGGCCAACTGCTCCCAAGACCAAACCTCTGAGCTCCACCGAGCTGCTTTATGGAGGCGCTGCATTAGTAGCAATTGTGGGAGTGGTGGCATATAGTGCAGTGGTGTACTGTAGAAAGTAG